GCTTGAACAGCGTCGTCTTGCCGGCGCCGTTCTTGCCGACAAGGCCGACCTTCGCCCCCGTCGGGATGGCGACGGAGGCGTGGTCGATCAGCAGGCGCTCGCCGATCCGGTAGCTGAGGTCGTTGATGTGCAGCATGGCGCGGGGGTTTTGCCGCGCCGCAGCAAGAAGGGCAAGCGCCGTTTATGGAGCGAGGGCCGGCCGCCATTTGATGAGTGCCATCAGCGCCCCGCCGGCAATGAGGCCCCAGAAGGCGGCGCCGATGCCGAGGAAGGAGACGCCGGAGGCGGCGATGACGAAAGTGACCACTGCCGGCAGGCGCTCGTCTTCCTTTGCCAATGCCGACGACAGCGCCCCGCCGAGGCTGCCGAGCAGCGCCAGGCCCGCGACCGCCTCGATCAGCAGCGGGGGCGAGGCGGTGACGAACGCCGCGGCAAACGGCACCGCCAGCGCGATGACGATGTAGGCGGCGGCGCCGGTGAACGACGCGATCCAGCGGCGGGCCGGGTCCGGATGGGCATCCGGTCCGGCGCAGAGCGCGGCGGTGATCGCGGCGAGGTTGAGCGAATGGCCGCCGAAGAAGGCGGTGGCGACGCTGCCGAGCCCGGTCCACACGAAGATCGGCCCGACGTTCGGGTGGTAGCCGTTGACGCGCAGCACCGCGAGGCCGGGCACGTTCTGCGAGGCCATCGTGACGATGAACAGCGGCACGGCGATGCCGATGAGCGCCGCAAACGTGAAGCTCGGCAGCACCAGCACCGGGTGCGGCAGCAGCGTCGCGAAGGTCGCCGGCGGCAGTTGCGTCGTGATGCCGACGACGATGGCCGTGGCGACGACGGCAATCGGCACGGCGTAGGGCCGGGCGAAGCGGAGCGCGATCGCCCAGGTCGCGACGATCGGCAACGCGAGGCCCGGCGCGGCGGCGACGGCGTGCACCGGCGCCAGGCACAGCTCGAGCAGCACGCCGGCAAGCATGGCGCCGGCGAGCGACAGCGGGATCGAGGCGACGGCGCGGCCGAACGGACGCCAGATGCCGGCGACGATGACCAGCAGCCCGGCGATGAGGAAGGCGCCGACCGCGACCGGAAAGCCGCCGGCCGGCGCGCCGGTGGCGATGAGCAGCGCGGCGCCGGGCGTCGACCAGGCGATGGTGATCGGCGTGCGGGTGGCGAGGGCGAAGCCCATGCCGAGCAGGCCCTGGCCGAGGCAGATGGCGAAGAGGCCGGACGCGGCCTCGGCCGGCGTGGCGCCGACGGCGGTGAAGCCGGCGAGCACGATGGCGAACGAGCTGGCGAAGCCGACGATGGCGGCGAGCAGGCCGGCGGAAATCGGCTGGATGGCGGAGGCGGCGGGCGGGGCGGCGGAATCGGTCACGGGCAGCTCTGGCGTCGGGCGGGCTTTGTGGCCCGAGCCGGCATCGGCGGCAAGGCGCAAAGCGCGATGACCGGCGCCATTGCAACCGGCACTGGCCCCTTCAATCAGGGGTGTTACGATGATGGGTGCTCGGCGCCGTGGTCAACGAGGAGAGGCCCCATGACGAGATACGCTTCCGCCATCGCAATGTGCGTTGCCCTGCTGGGCGTCTCGCCGGCATCGTCGGCCGTTCGTCTGGCGGACGTTACCGCGGACGGCCACTGGGACTGCAAGGATCCGAACGGGGCGGGCGTCGGCGCCGTCGTGCTCGCCGACAAGAGCTACGCCTTCATCAAGGCCGACGGCAAGTTAGCCGGCTACGGCAAGCTGTTTCTCATCCGCGAGAATTTCGACTTGCCGCATTTTGCCATCCTCGACGGGCACCTGAAAGACGAGGTGCACGCGCTGGGCATCGGCATGCGTGGGCCGCGCGGTCATCAGCATGACCTTTCCGGCGATCTGTTCGTCAACATCATCCTGTCCGCCGACGGGCAGGGCAAGGACGACTGGGAATGCGTGCGGCGCGGCGGTCGCGGCTGAGCGTCGCTACCCGCAGATCCCGAGCTTGACGCAATAGTCCTGCATCGCGGCGTCGAGCGTCTGATTCAGCACGTCGATGCGTGACTGGTAGACCGCGCCGATGCACGCCTTGTTGGCGCCGCAGCTTCCCCGGTCGATCAGAAACTGGTGCTGCTCGTCCTGCGCGGCACCGCGGCTGCCCATCAGCATCGGCAGCTTCATGCGCACGCCGTAGAGCGTCGCCATCTGAACGTCGAGTTCGGAGAGCGAACGGCTGGCGCAGATCGCCTTCTCGTCGGGCGTCTTGGCCTTGGCGCAGTTGAAGCTGGCGGCCTCTGCGCCTCCCGAGAGGAGCAGCGCGGCGGCGATAAGGCCGAAGCGAAGCGCGGTCTTGGACATGGGCACATCTCCTTCCATTTCTTAACGCCGGCGTCGTTCAGCATACCGGCAAAAATAGGTGGGCGCGTGCTGGACGGGCGAGGGCGATTGCCCTCATTTTTGCGGCCATGAACCGCGCCCTCCTGCCGTTCGCGGCTCTGCTGCTTCTGGCGCCGCCGGCCTTCGCCAAGGAAGCGCCGGCCCCGGCCGCCGCGCCGCCTGCGCCGACGGTCACCGTGACGCTGCCGGTATCGCACGCGACGACGCCGGACATCATGGCATATTCGCCCGACGGGCGTTTCCTGCTCACCGGCGATTACATCCACCAGATCAAGCTGTGGAACGTCGCCACCGGCGAACTGATCCGCACGTATCCCGGCCACGCCGACTCGATCACGGCGCTGACCTTCTCGCCGGACGGCGCCTACTTCGCTTCGGGCAGCGACGACAAGAGCGTGCGCATCTGGAACGTCGCGACCGGCAAGATCGTCAATACGCTGACCGAGCACACGGCAGGCGTCGAGGCGCTGGCCTTCTCGCCGAACGGGCTGATGCTCGCTTCCGGCGACGACGAGGGCGGCGTCATCCTGCAGGACTTTTCGCCGGGCGCGAAAGGCGAGCGCACGGTAACGCTGGACTATCCCGTCATGGCGCTGAAGATCGATGCCGCCGCCGGGCTGCTGGTCGCCGCCACGCACGGCGACATCGAAACGCTGAAGCTCGATACGCTGGACAAGATCGACACGTTCGGCCCGGGCGGGCTGACGGTGGCGCCGCTGTTCGTGCCGAACTCGACGCGCATCCTGATCCCGACCTACGACGGCGCGTTGAGCCTCTGGGACTACGGCAAGGGCGGGCTGGTGCAGAGTTTCGCGATGACGCCGAAGCGGAACGTGTGGGCCTTCGCCTTCCCCGACGGCAAGCGCTTCCTGACCGGCGCCGCGGCGGAAGATGACGACAGCGGCCAGACCGTCTTCTGGAACGGCCAGACCGGGACGGAAGAGAAGCGCATCGACTTCGGCGACGACATCGACGCCATCGCGCCGGACGGCAAGACGGTGGCGCTCGGCGGCCGCGGCGGCATC
The sequence above is drawn from the Bauldia sp. genome and encodes:
- a CDS encoding benzoate/H(+) symporter BenE family transporter — encoded protein: MTDSAAPPAASAIQPISAGLLAAIVGFASSFAIVLAGFTAVGATPAEAASGLFAICLGQGLLGMGFALATRTPITIAWSTPGAALLIATGAPAGGFPVAVGAFLIAGLLVIVAGIWRPFGRAVASIPLSLAGAMLAGVLLELCLAPVHAVAAAPGLALPIVATWAIALRFARPYAVPIAVVATAIVVGITTQLPPATFATLLPHPVLVLPSFTFAALIGIAVPLFIVTMASQNVPGLAVLRVNGYHPNVGPIFVWTGLGSVATAFFGGHSLNLAAITAALCAGPDAHPDPARRWIASFTGAAAYIVIALAVPFAAAFVTASPPLLIEAVAGLALLGSLGGALSSALAKEDERLPAVVTFVIAASGVSFLGIGAAFWGLIAGGALMALIKWRPALAP